One Nicotiana tomentosiformis chromosome 4, ASM39032v3, whole genome shotgun sequence genomic window carries:
- the LOC104110135 gene encoding uncharacterized protein isoform X3, translating to MYSGQRNKRPYAEHTNSDKNIRRRDIYGQILPDKKEAMLLQCRTKELERQKWNSSIKSAIDPDEKVMYQCYPMIRKHTALIIREPSSADVQVGSNHDVNTFSSSFDKGKNTAHPFSVFERGSTSRASKGQQNLFLDVTGKEASKIGKKTFIPVTFIGGPRDMLRRI from the exons ATGTATTCCGGCCAAAGAAACAAACGGCCATATGCAGAACATACAAACTCTGATAAGAATATAAGAAGACGTGATATTTATGGACAAATATTGCCTGATAAAAAAGAGGCAATGTTACTACAATGCCGCACCAAAGAACTTGAACGGCAAAAATGGAATAGTTCGATAAAATCGGCAATTGATCCAGATGAAAAAGTAATGTATCAATGTTACCCTATGATTCGAAAACATACTGCTCTTATCATAAGAGAGCCTTCTTCTGCCGACGTCCAAG TTGGCAGCAACCATGATGTTAATACTTTCTCAAGTTCTTTTGATAAGGGAAAAAATACCGCTCATCCGTTTTCTGTATTTGAAAGAG GATCAACATCGCGTGCATCTAAGGGACAACAAAATTTGTTCCTCGATGTCACAGGCAAAG AAGCTTCCAAGATTGGCAAGAAAACATTCATCCCTGTTACTTTCATAGGAGGGCCAAGAGATATGCTTCGACG GATATAG
- the LOC104110135 gene encoding uncharacterized protein isoform X2, which translates to MYSGQRNKRPYAEHTNSDKNIRRRDIYGQILPDKKEAMLLQCRTKELERQKWNSSIKSAIDPDEKVMYQCYPMIRKHTALIIREPSSADVQVGSNHDVNTFSSSFDKGKNTAHPFSVFERGSTSRASKGQQNLFLDVTGKGYRTWTRRQKRNVIGRVVTYHPTEGERYYLRLLLMNVRGPKSYKDLSTVSEVPCSTFRESAEKRELLYCSNSLIECMLEAVSYQMPYSLRRLFATLLVYCNPADPKTLWEMFEDSMSEDFKHLSDFEEKGVRHKVLSHINDILHSMGHDINEYKLIPKNIRAFETAKDAKDIHFERNIIVSEQDLLLPKRLNVQQLRSYNTIIDRVFSGK; encoded by the exons ATGTATTCCGGCCAAAGAAACAAACGGCCATATGCAGAACATACAAACTCTGATAAGAATATAAGAAGACGTGATATTTATGGACAAATATTGCCTGATAAAAAAGAGGCAATGTTACTACAATGCCGCACCAAAGAACTTGAACGGCAAAAATGGAATAGTTCGATAAAATCGGCAATTGATCCAGATGAAAAAGTAATGTATCAATGTTACCCTATGATTCGAAAACATACTGCTCTTATCATAAGAGAGCCTTCTTCTGCCGACGTCCAAG TTGGCAGCAACCATGATGTTAATACTTTCTCAAGTTCTTTTGATAAGGGAAAAAATACCGCTCATCCGTTTTCTGTATTTGAAAGAG GATCAACATCGCGTGCATCTAAGGGACAACAAAATTTGTTCCTCGATGTCACAGGCAAAG GATATAGAACGTGGACACGTCGGCAAAAACGTAACGTAATTGGACGTGTTGTAACATATCATCCAACAGAAGGAGAGAGGTATTATCTCAGGTTATTATTGATGAACGTGAGAGGGCCTAAATCATATAAAGATCTTAGCACTGTTAGCGAGGTACCCTGTAGTACATTTAGAGAATCAGCAGAAAAAAGAGAATTATTATACTGTAGCAATAGTCTAATTGAATGTATGTTAGAGGCTGTTAGCTATCAAATGCCATATAGCTTGAGACGCTTATTTGCCACACTGTTAGTATATTGCAATCCTGCTGATCCAAAAACATTATGGGAAATGTTTGAAGATTCAATGTCCGAAGACTTCAAACATTTatctgattttgaagaaaaaggtGTTCGGCATAAGGTTTTAAGCCATATCAATGATATCTTGCACTCTATGGGACACGACATAAATGAGTATAAGCTTATTCCAAAGAATATTAGAGCTTTCGAAACTGCAAAGGATGCAAAGGATATtcattttgaaagaaatataatTGTTAGTGAACAAGACTTACTTTTACCGAAGAGATTGAATGTTCAACAATTACGCTCATATAATACAATAATTGATAGAGTATTTTCTGGAAAATAA
- the LOC104107703 gene encoding small polypeptide DEVIL 6-like yields the protein MKMSSSNLGSSKRKLISSRGLGGVLRQQRARLYIIKRCVVMLLCWHD from the coding sequence atgaagaTGAGCAGTAGCAATTTGGGAAGTTCAAAGAGGAAGCTAATTTCAAGCAGAGGGCTCGGAGGAGTTCTTAGGCAGCAGAGAGCCAGGCTTTACATAATCAAGAGATGTGTGGTCATGCTCCTTTGTTGGCATGAttga
- the LOC104110135 gene encoding uncharacterized protein isoform X1 encodes MYSGQRNKRPYAEHTNSDKNIRRRDIYGQILPDKKEAMLLQCRTKELERQKWNSSIKSAIDPDEKVMYQCYPMIRKHTALIIREPSSADVQVGSNHDVNTFSSSFDKGKNTAHPFSVFERGSTSRASKGQQNLFLDVTGKEASKIGKKTFIPVTFIGGPRDMLRRYMDAIALVQRFGKPDFFLTMTWNPSWPEIKQHLLSTDETQNRPDLVSRVFRGKVKELKADILKKKIFGKVAAFMYTIEFQKRGLPHAYFLIILTGEYKLLAPESYDKFVCAELPDCNTEEHLYSRVLQHMMHGPCGDLNPTNSCMGKRGLCKFNYLKDFAEQTSKEKNSYPIYRRRSTGKLVHIREQYLDNSWVVPYNPYLLCKFDCHMNIEVCSDIKVVKYIYKYICKGHDKIAFCIHNNEEIDEIKEYRSARWVTPPEAAWRLFGFSISEMTPTVYHLQLHLEGQQFVSFKSGETVNRILNNPMIRKTMLTEFFAMNRTNEHAIAMQLLYKEFSEHFVWSPGYRTWTRRQKRNVIGRVVTYHPTEGERYYLRLLLMNVRGPKSYKDLSTVSEVPCSTFRESAEKRELLYCSNSLIECMLEAVSYQMPYSLRRLFATLLVYCNPADPKTLWEMFEDSMSEDFKHLSDFEEKGVRHKVLSHINDILHSMGHDINEYKLIPKNIRAFETAKDAKDIHFERNIIVSEQDLLLPKRLNVQQLRSYNTIIDRVFSGK; translated from the exons ATGTATTCCGGCCAAAGAAACAAACGGCCATATGCAGAACATACAAACTCTGATAAGAATATAAGAAGACGTGATATTTATGGACAAATATTGCCTGATAAAAAAGAGGCAATGTTACTACAATGCCGCACCAAAGAACTTGAACGGCAAAAATGGAATAGTTCGATAAAATCGGCAATTGATCCAGATGAAAAAGTAATGTATCAATGTTACCCTATGATTCGAAAACATACTGCTCTTATCATAAGAGAGCCTTCTTCTGCCGACGTCCAAG TTGGCAGCAACCATGATGTTAATACTTTCTCAAGTTCTTTTGATAAGGGAAAAAATACCGCTCATCCGTTTTCTGTATTTGAAAGAG GATCAACATCGCGTGCATCTAAGGGACAACAAAATTTGTTCCTCGATGTCACAGGCAAAG AAGCTTCCAAGATTGGCAAGAAAACATTCATCCCTGTTACTTTCATAGGAGGGCCAAGAGATATGCTTCGACGGTATATGGATGCTATTGCATTAGTGCAACGATTTGGAAAACCTGATTTTTTTTTAACTATGACATGGAATCCATCTTGGCCAGAAATAAAACAACACTTGTTATCAACAGATGAAACTCAAAATAGACCTGATTTAGTATCACGAGTATTCAGAGGAAAAGTAAAAGAATTAAAAGCAGATatcttgaaaaaaaaaatctttggAAAAGTTGCCGCTTTTATGTATACTATAGAATTTCAAAAACGTGGTCTTCCACATGCTTATTTTCTTATCATACTTACTGGTGAGTACAAATTGTTAGCACCTGAATCTTATGATAAGTTTGTTTGTGCGGAGTTGCCTGATTGTAATACTGAAGAGCACCTTTATTCACGTGTTCTTCAACATATGATGCACGGACCGTGTGGTGATTTAAATCCTACAAATTCATGTATGGGAAAAAGAGGGCTTTGTAAATTTAATTATCTAAAAGATTTTGCTGAGCAAacatcaaaagaaaaaaattcatATCCAATTTATAGAAGACGAAGCACAGGTAAACTTGTACATATAAGGGAACAATATTTGGACAATTCATGGGTTGTCCCGTACAATCCTTACTTACTTTGTAAGTTTGATTGTCATATGAATATTGAAGTTTGTTCTGATATTAAAGTTGTAAAATATATTTACAAATACATTTGCAAGGGACATGATAAAATTGCTTTCTGTATACATAACAATGAAGAAATAGATGAAATAAAAGAATATCGATCTGCTAGATGGGTAACACCCCCAGAAGCGGCATGGCGtttatttggtttttctattagTGAAATGACTCCGACTGTTTATCATCTTCAATTACATTTAGAAGGGCAGCAATTTGTTTCTTTTAAAAGTGGTGAAACTGTGAATAGAATTTTAAATAATCCGATGATTAGAAAAACAATGTTGACTGAATTTTTTGCTATGAATAGAACTAATGAACATGCTATAGCTATGCAATTATTGTATAAGGAATTTTCAGAACATTTTGTATGGTCTCCAGGATATAGAACGTGGACACGTCGGCAAAAACGTAACGTAATTGGACGTGTTGTAACATATCATCCAACAGAAGGAGAGAGGTATTATCTCAGGTTATTATTGATGAACGTGAGAGGGCCTAAATCATATAAAGATCTTAGCACTGTTAGCGAGGTACCCTGTAGTACATTTAGAGAATCAGCAGAAAAAAGAGAATTATTATACTGTAGCAATAGTCTAATTGAATGTATGTTAGAGGCTGTTAGCTATCAAATGCCATATAGCTTGAGACGCTTATTTGCCACACTGTTAGTATATTGCAATCCTGCTGATCCAAAAACATTATGGGAAATGTTTGAAGATTCAATGTCCGAAGACTTCAAACATTTatctgattttgaagaaaaaggtGTTCGGCATAAGGTTTTAAGCCATATCAATGATATCTTGCACTCTATGGGACACGACATAAATGAGTATAAGCTTATTCCAAAGAATATTAGAGCTTTCGAAACTGCAAAGGATGCAAAGGATATtcattttgaaagaaatataatTGTTAGTGAACAAGACTTACTTTTACCGAAGAGATTGAATGTTCAACAATTACGCTCATATAATACAATAATTGATAGAGTATTTTCTGGAAAATAA